A window of Gorilla gorilla gorilla isolate KB3781 chromosome 5, NHGRI_mGorGor1-v2.1_pri, whole genome shotgun sequence genomic DNA:
tttttgtatttttgtagagatggggtttcaccatgttggccaggctggtcacgaattcctgacctcaggtgatctgcctgcctcggcctcccaaagtgctagaattacaggcatgagccactgcacccagccttggattgtcttttatttttgatgGCCAGATTGTCCCAGATTTGGCGAGCAGGAGCCCCTTAAACTGgcttctttgttcttttgataTATCCCCAACATTCTTTGAGCATTTTCTTACTTTGTAGCATAAGAAGATATTTCAGGTTCATCTTACACTTTCTCTGCAGCAGTCTGTTCTCCCagaagccctggttccttttgtTGGAGAATGGAAttcagaaaccaagatctgggagCTAGGTATGCTCTGCGGCTGCTTCTGTAGGCTCTGTCAGTGGACAAAGCCAGGAAATTTGTATAAAGCCAAGAGTTCATGTTGATACCTCCAAGTCTAATCCAACATCACATAGTACTTTCCTTCTCCCCATTTTTGTAACTTCCTTTTCCAACAGTAGGAGCACTGGTTTCCATTACCTTCAGTATGTTTTCCATTTACTCAAGCCTAATCTACCAACTATAGTCAATATTTATTTACAGGGCCTTTTTGCGGGGGCAGATGGACATGAAGTGGAgaaatctttttagttttttggatTATGTTAGGGAAGCAGGAGCATACGAGAGCCAAGGTGACACCACTTTAAAAACTGactcacgttgtgcacatgtaccctaaaatttaaagtataataataataaaatttaaaaaaaaactgactcCATCCGCCagttatggtggctcacgcctgtaatcccagcactttgggaggctgaggtgggtggatcatgaggtcaggagttcaagaccagcctgaccaaatggtgaaaccctgtctctactgaaaatacaaattagccgggcatggtggcaggcgcctgtaatcccagctactcaggaagctgaggcaggagaatcgcttgaacccgggaggtggaggttgcagtgagccaagatcacgccactgcacactagtctgggtgacagagcaagactccatctcaataacaataataataataattataggcctggcgcagtggctgacacctgtaatctaagcactttgggaggccgaggcaggcagatcacctgagatcaggagttcaagaccagcctggccaacatggtgaaaccccatctctactaaaaatacaaaaattagctgggcatgctggagggtgcctgtaatcctcagctactcgggaggctgaggcaggagaattgcttgaacccgggaggcagaggttgcagtgagccaagatcgcatcactgcactccagcctgggcaacaaagtgagactctgtctcaaaataaataaataaataaaattataggtcGGGCACAgtagcttacatctgtaatctcagcactttgggaggccaaggcaggaagatctcttgagccaggagttcaagaccagcttaggcaacatggcaaggccccgtctttacaaaaaaaaaaaaaaaaattagccaggtgaagtGGTGATAGCAACaagaggcagccaaatgcctaggtaGATAGGGGCAGAtacccagtgaaaccccacctccaacctgaagacagtttaaagtctgaaagccaagctacaagttaaATCCTCAGACCAGATTGAGAGCTTGTCTTCCAGTTTGATACGCCTTCCTCTGTTTGACCTCTACCCTTCCCCTATTTTACACATaactaccctttcctaattggttttctacactgtcacacccacctttgagtggtgtcttcactttaaccttttttgcatgctcacaaaccaatcagcaggTACTTCCCATTCTAAGTCCATAAAATGCCCCAgacccagctacacaggagacttTCCTGCCTTTGGGTAGGGGGACCACCCAAAGTGATGAAAGCTgtttcatcactcaataaaactccCCGCCTTGCTCACTCTTTGATTGTCAGCgcatcctcattcttcttgggcgCATGACAAGAAGTTGGGAACCAGTGTGCAAACCAGACCTGGCCTGGGTGGGCCAAGTGAGCGGGCTGTCTCCTGCAGCAGGTAGTGTGCCTGAGCAAGGCTTGGCTGAGGCATTGCCGGCCAGAGGTCCCCGGCTTACAGAGTGACCCAGAAAAAATtcctaggccgggtgcagtggctcatgcctgtaatcctagcacttaaggagcccgaggcaggcagaacacttgaagtcaggagtttgaaaccagcgtggccaatatggtgaaaccccgtctctaccaaaatacaaaaaaattagccaggcatggtggcggacacctgtaatcccagctacttgagaggctgaggcaggagaattgcttgaacctgggaggcgggtgttgtggtgagtcgagatggcaccactgcactccagcctgggcaacagagtgagacttcatctgaaaaaaaaaaaaaaaattcctgcactgatggcatgtgcctgtagtcctagccactcaggaggctaagcggGGAAGactgcttggacctgggaggccaaggctgctgtgagctgtgattgcaccactgcactccagattgggtgacagagcaaaaccctgtcccaaaaaaagaaaaaaaagtttatgctgggtgcagtggctcacgcctgtaatcccagcactttgggaggctgaggtgggaggatcaactgaggtcaggagttcaagaccagcctggccaacatggtgaaacctcatctccacaaaaataccaaaattagccaggcatgatggcgggtgcctgtaatcccagctactcgggaggctgaggtgggagaatcgcttgaacctaggaggcagaggttgcagtgagccgagatcgtgccactatactccagcctgggtgacagagtaaaactccttctcaaaaaaaaaaaaaaaaaaagaaaataatttaaaaccagAAGTTCCTCCTCCTGCTTTCTGAGGGCATTGTATAGCTGTAACTCAGTAGTTATCAATAAACCATCTCTTCTAACTGCATTCTGCAACTCACCTTGAACTCTTTCTGTGCATGATTCAGACCTCTTGTGGTCTGGACCTGGACTGTTTTTccagtaacattttattttggtttggtttggttatttttgagtcagggtcttgctctgtcatccaggatggaaagcagtggcatgatcacagcttactgtagcctcaacctcctgtgctcaagtgaccctccctggtcagcctcctgagtagctgggactacagacatgcactagcacacctggctaatttttaaaacattttttttttgtagagacagggtctcactatgttgcctaggctggtctggaactcctgggctcaagcctccttcctcagcctcccaaaatgttgaaattacaggcttgagctactgcaccagcaccattttttttttttccggagacagagtcttgctctgtcttgctctgttgctcaggctggagtgcagtggcgcaatcttggctcactgcaacctctgcctcccaggttcaagcgattctcctgcctcagcctcccaagtagctggggttacaggtgcccaccaccatgccccgctaattttttttttttttttgagacggagtctcactctgttgcccaggctggagtgcagtggtttgatctcggctcactgcaacctccacctcctgggttccagtaattcttctgcctcagcctcctgagtagctgggactacaggtgcacgccaccatgcctggctaatttttgtatcttttagtagagacggggtttcaccatattggccaggctggtctcaaacttctgacctcctgatctgcccgcctcggcctcccaaagtgctggtattacaggcgtgagccactgcgcccagccaattttttgtattttttagtagagatggggtttcaccatgttggccaggctggtctcaaactcccgacctcaggtgatctgcctgcctaggtcaaccaaagtgctgggattacaggaggtgtgagccaccaggcctggcctgctTGCACATATCTTAAATGCACAATTTGAcgggttttgacaaatgcctaCCTTCATGTAATCCATACTGTTATCAACATACAGGACACTTCCATAATTTCCATTACCTTAGCAATTTCCCTAGTGTTCATTCCCAGTTGACAGCCCAGACACAGCTagtggccaccatgcccagccctactttttttttttttttttttttttatgagtcttgctctgtcgcccaggctggagtgcagtggtgcaatatcggctcactgcatcctttgcctcctgggttcaagcaattctgcctcagcccctactggtagctaggattacagacgcgtgcgccaccacgcctggctaattttttgtatttttagtagagacggagttttgccatgttggccaggctggtcttgaacccctgatctcaggtgatccgcctgcctcggcctcccaaagtgttgggattataggcgtgagccaccacacccagcccctactttctatttttaaaattgtagccATTATGGTTGTGAtaatatctttgtggttttgctttgcactgCCATAatgattaatattattttcaagtgCTTTTTAAATGGGCTTTTTGgccttttgtatattttcttttgtgaagtgttcaagtctttttttttttttttttttgagacagagtcttgctcggttgctcggttgcccaggctggaatgcagtggcacaatcgcagctcactgcagccttaacctctgtggctcaaatgatcctcccatctgtttttattctgtagagatggtgtctcaccatgttgcctgggctgatctcaaactcctgggctcaagtaatccttccttCTTGGCTTCCctaaatggtgggattacaggtgtgagtcactctGCCTGGCCTGTTCAAGTCTTTTCccattaaaaactttttatgtttttttttttatttatttctaagagtttaaaaaatatattctggatcCAACTCCTttgtgaaataaatgtttatgaatattttctcagtCTATGTCATGAGCTGAAGTTTTATTAATAGATTCTGATGAAGTTTAATTTAGCCAATTTTCAGATGACTGTTGTTTTCTAtgtcctaagaaatctttgcttaccCCCAGATTACAGGTCCCTAGTACTTCACACTAGTGTCGAATCAAACAAGCACCCACTTCTTTAAACTCAGGGGTTGAGAAGTCCAAACAGACTTCTTTGGTGAGCAAATGAAGGATTTTAAAGGACATCCAAGAAGGTTAGGAACAAGAGCCTGGAGTTCtcaggacttaaatctaaggttGAGTTCACTGCCTCCTTTCCCAAGCAGAATAATCCTCACGTGTCACTGACACAGCCTAGATTAGAGTCATCAACCAAGCCGAATCACCTGCACTCTGCTGACCCAACAAAGCAGCCCTGCCCCATTGCACAATTGCAAGGATTTGGGAAGAGCGGGGAGTAAGTACAAGGTTGCTAGTCTGGGAGTGAGTATAAGGTTGCTAGTCTGGGAGTGAGTACAAGGTTGCCAGTCTGGGAGTGAGTACAAGGTTGCCAGTCTGGGAGACTGCATGTCACTTCTTCCAATGATGAGCCTGTCTGACGAAGAAGGCAGTTTGTAgggtgtggcttttttttttttttttttttgagacggaatctggctctgtcacccaggttaaagtgcagtggcgtcatctcagctcactgcaacctctgcctcctgggttcaagtggttcgcctgcctcagcctcccaagtagctgggactacaggtgtgcaccaccatgcccagctaatttttgtatttttagtagggacgggttttcgccatgttagccaggctggtcttgaactcctaacctcaagttatccccctgcctcggcctcccaaagtgctgggattacaggtgtgagctaccacgctggGTCTGTAGGGTGTGGTTCTGGGAAATGGTCCCACAATGGCAGCCATGACATGTGGTGGGCCCCTCCCaccatgttattttctttttatttcctttctttattgtttaacaatgattaacttaatttttaaaattcatagttTAAACATCAAACTTTTGAAAAAGTATAGAGTGAAATATATCCCTCCCACCTCTACCCTTCACAACAGATAACCACTATTTCTAGTTTCTTAGCTCCTtggagagttttgttttgtttttttttttgagacagggtctcactggatCAGGgtcaggatggagtacagtggtccaatcgtagctcactgtaatcttgaactcctgggctccagcgattctcccacctctgcctcccaagtagctgggactacatgtaagtgccaccatgcccagctaattaaaaacaaaaaacaaaaaacttttttgggctgggtgcagtggcttatacctataagcctagcactttaggaggctgaggagataggtcacttgaggccaggagttccagaccagcctggccaacatggcaaaacccaatctctactaaaaaaaaaaaaaaaattagctggacatagtggcatgtgcttgtaatgccagctatttgggaggctgaggtgggagaatcacttgaatccaggagacagaggttgcaatgagctgtgatcatgccactgaactctagcctgggcaacagaatgagactgtctcaaaaaaaaaaaaaaaaaaaaaacccaaaacttttttgtagagatgaaggtctccctatgttgcccaagctggtctcaaactcctgggttcaagtgatgctcccaccttggcttcccaaagctctGTGATCCTTTGAGATTTGTaatgcatttataaaataatatagttagtatctctctttttaatataaatggtATCTACTATAAACACTGATCTGCACCTTGCTTTCTTCAATTAATATATCTTTGAGAGTTCTTCATGTCAGTATACACAGATACTTCTCATTGTTTCCTATAGGTGCGTACTATTCTGCTATATGCATGTCCCATAATGTATTTAACCAGGTTCTTGTTGATGGGGATTTAAGTTTACAGACTTTTGCTCTCTTTTCCAAAGAGTGCTTCAATGAGTAATCTTGTATACACATCATTTTGCAATCTTGTAACTATAActgtaggataaattcctagaaatggaattggtGAGTTACCAGGTATATACACAGGGAATTTTCATAGACACTGTCAAACTGTCTTCAACAGGAACTATTTCAACTTACACATGTATGACGGTTCCTATTTACCTATAGTCATGGCTATTCAAAGTGATATCAATCTTTTGGATTTTTACTAATCCAGTAAGTGATAAATAGTAtctcagtaatttttaatttaaattcatcTTGTAGTGaggatgagtattttttcagatGTATAAAggacatttatatatacatttccttttcatttgtatttttctattgagttgatggtaattttactgttattttgtaggagctctttatataatatatccaacatcttttaaaaagtcaggctaggccgggcatggtggctcatgcctgtaatcccagcactttgggaggccgaggcgggtggatcatgaggtcaggagatggagaccatcctggctaacacagtgaaacgctgtctctactaaaaatataaaaaattagccgggcatggtggcgggcgcctgtagtcccagctactcaagaggctgaggcaggagaatggcgtgaacccgggaggcggagtttgcagtgagctgagatcgtgccactgcactccagcctgggtgacagagcaatactctgtctcaaaaaaaaaaaaaaaagaaaaaagaaaaagtcaggctagtcccagctgggtgcggtggctcactcctgtaatcccagaactttgggaggccaaggcgggccaatcacctgaggttgggagttggagacaagctgaccaacatgaagaaacccagtctctactgaaaatacaaaattagccaggcatggtggcgcacacctgtaatcccagctatttgggaggctgaagcagaagaatcgcttgaacccaggaggcagaggttgcagtgagctgagatcatgccattgcattccagcctgggcaacaagagcgaaacaccatctaaaaaaaaaaaaaaagtcaggctaGTCCCAAGGTAGTGAGTTACCTTAATCGATTGCTCCCACTAAGTTACAGATCAAACTCCtggtttactctttttttttttggtaaagaagagatctccctatgttgcccaggctggtaactcctgggctcaagtgatcctcctatgtcagtttcccagagtgctggaattacaggtgtgacccactgcacctggctgttctACTCTTTCCTCCTTCACTGCTTTGACTACActtaaataaataggctgggatggtggctcatgcctataatccccaaaattcaaaaattagctggatgtccagccaggagtggtggctcactcctgtaatcccagcactttggtaagccaaggcaggaggactgcttgagctcaggagttcaagacaagcctggacaacacagtgagacctcttggcaacaaataatttaaaaaactagctgggcatggtgacacacgtctgtggtcccaggtacccaggaggctgaggtaggggaattccttgagcccaggcagttgaggctgcagtgagctgtgatcccaccactgcactccagcttgggcaacagagtgagatcatgtctcaaaaaaagagaaaaaaatcctaaaaacaaaaaacaaaaacaaatgtggtGGTgtgactgtagttccagctgctgctcttagggaggctgaggcggacgattgcttgagcccaggagttcaaggttacagtgaaccatgatcatgccactacaccccagcctggtcaagagaatgagaccctgcctctaaatcagtacatgaataaaaataaaaagtcaggtTTAGCTTTTccagccccggccccggcccctgcAGCCGCAGAGATGTTGATGCCTAAGAAGAACCGGATTGCCATTTATGAACTCCTTTTTAAGAAGGGAGTCATGGTGGCCAAGAAGGATGTCCACATGCCTAAGCACCCGGAGCTGGCAGACAAGAATGTGCCCAACCTTCATGTCGTGAAGGCCATGCAGTCTCTCAAGTCCCGAGGCTACGTGAAGGAACAGTTTGCCTGGAGACATTTCTACTGGTACCTTACCAATGAGGGTATCCAGTATCTCCGTGATTACCTTCATCTGCCCCCAGAGATTGTGCCTGCCACCTTACGCCGTAGGCATCCAGAGACTGGCAGGCCTCGGCCTAAAGGTCTGGAGGGTGAGCAACCTGCGAGACTCACAAGATGAGAAGCTGACAGAGATACCTACAGACGGAGTGCGGTGCCACCTGGTGCCGACAAGAAAGCTGAGTCTGGGGCTGGGTCAGCAACCGAATTCCAGTTTAGAGGCGGATTTGGTTGTGGACATAGTCAGCTACCTCAGCAAAATTGGAGAGGATTCTTTTGCGTTGAATAAActtacaaccaaaaaaaaaaaaaaagtcaggtttAATgggggtataatttacatacagtaagatacacctgccaggtgtggtggctcactcctataatcctagcactttgggaggctgaggcaggagcatcacttgaggctaggagttcaagatcagcctgggcaacataaaaatcccatcttaaaaaaaaaagttaaaaaaaagacataaaatatataccttttaGGGGAGCTATCCCTTTTATGTGGAAGGCGTTCCAGCTGGGGGCTACATGTTGGTGATTTGAAGTctctatctgaaaaaaatgagcttCAGCCATTGCAGCAAAGGAGTTACTTGGGGCAGGTTGCACTTGGGTCTGGACTGTGGCGGTCTCAGGTGTACAGGCAGTGTGTTCAATGGAAAGTGGGTAAGCACTGGACTCTATTTGGGCTCAAATTCTCTTTTTCCCACATATTAACTATGCAATCTTGTTCAGATTATATCATCTCCttcagtctcagtttccttatcagtaAGAAAAGCTTCAAAATCAAATCCCACCAGATAACATAATGAAAGCACATTGCCTAGTGCTGACACAaactaggtgcttaataaatgttagtttcccTTCTCTCCCAGTAAAAGCCAAGCCACTAAAAGATAACATGCCATAGGGCAGCAGAATGgcgtatgtgtgtgggtgtgtttgtgtgtttgtatgtgtctcATTCCCAACCACAACCTCAGGTTCTGCTGGAGTATGAAGCCATATAGAGGCTACTCACGATCCTGTTTCCAGCTTGGCACCCCTAGAGTCAGACTGAAAGCTTCCTGCACTAATAGAATACTCCCTGACCAAAGATCATATCTATCTAAGAAAAGACATTTCAAGAGTGAGTCATAGGGccggcggggtggctcatgcctgtaatcccaacactttgagaggctgaggtgggcagatagattgggcccagaagttcaagactagcctgggcaatattgtgaaacccagtctcttaaaaaaaaatacaaaagatatggtggcatgcatctgtagtcccagctactcgggaggctggggtgggaggatcacttgagcccgggaggcggaggttgcagtgagctgagatcgtaccactgcattccagcctgggtgacagattgagaacttgtctcaaaaaaataaaaaataaaaaagtgagtaATAACACCTCTTCAGTAAGCTGCTACTCAAAACTACCCTGCCAAACCCGTTCTTCTGCCTTAGTGATTAGTGCCTGCCCAGCTTCCGCCTAACACCATAACCTGTTGGTCCAACAGCTTTAGATTAATAAAGAGGTTCAACAAagaacatgttgcccaggccgggaCTTTGGCCTTTTCTATTCTCAGTAGTGAGCCCTTTGTTTACTGTGAGGGAGCCAGGACAGTAACAGCAGAACTAATGAATAATTATTTCCTTCCCACATAGCCAGGCAAAGATGGGTGGTGTCTGCCACCACCTTGTAGGTGCCAGATGGGCATCCTCATCGTAGCCTTAGTGTTGTTCTCATTTGCCCAGGCTAGGTGGAGAAAGCTTTGTCTCCAGATACCCATGGCCTTGGAAAGCAGCAGCTAGGTCACCTCCCAAGCGATTTCACTTGCAGGGTAGAGTGGGATGAAGATTGCCGGCCACAGTCATCCCAGCCACAGCTATGTTTACACCTACCTGGGAGGCCTGGCGTGAGCTTTTACAACCCTACATCCAGCTGTTGTTTCCAAATAGAAAGATCCAGTTTTAGCCTTCTGAGTCCACTTCATGGCCACAAGCTCTCagttcaaaatgaaaagttagcAGGGAAGGCCACAATGGTATGATCTTTCTCAGTGAGGCATCCATCAACAGATCAACAGCTCTGGAAGTATCACTCAGAGTACAGAAGCAAGTCTGTCTTTGGAATTCAGCCTCTCCCCTGCACTTCAGGGCCCTGAGGTTTGGCAATGGAACTAAGAATTGTAGATTCTGAAGAGTGCTTAACAGATGGAGGAGTCACCAGCCAACGATGGCTACAAAGCGAAGCTGATATGATGGAGTAGAAACAAggtgtaaaaacaaacaaaacaacaaagtgAAGCTGAAGTATCTTATTGGGAGAAGAAAAATGCCTCTCCAGTTCCACAGCTCATCCCCGGTGTGACCCTGAAGAGGTTTGGAGGGATTCCTGGATTTGGAATTCAAGAGACCTAGGTTTTGGGTACTTATTCTTACTGACAGTCCCAACACTATCCACCAATTACTGCATGCTTACCATGCAGTGCtaagtgttttattatttgttttttgtttgtttgtttgttttttgagatggagtcttgctctgtcgcccaggctggagtgcagtggcgcaatctcggcttactgcaagctctgcctcccaggttcactccattctcctgcctcagcctcttgagtagctgggactacaggcacccgccaccacgcccggctaactttttgtatttttactagagatggggtttcaccgtgttagtcaggatggtctcaatctcttgaccttgtgatccgcctgtcttggcctcccaaagtgctgggattacaggcatgagccaccgcgcccggccaagtgcTTTATGAGAATGATCTTAATCAGCCCTCACAGCCATGACCCTCTGCAGGAGGtactattatcatctccattttacagatgagaaagctgagacaCAAAGAGGTTTAGCAACTTCCCCAAGATCAAAGCAGCAGCTTGTGGTGATACTGGGATTCAAACACAGGCAGACTGGATCTAGAGGCTGTGCTCATGACCATTGTGCTACTGTCTTTTGATAAAGTTGTCTTATCATAGTCCTTACCAAAAAAGGCTGTAATTCTTTGTTTAAATGCTTATGTCCCACACTAAACTTGATGATGGGCACAGTGTGTTACTCATTTTCCTATTAATGGTGGCCAACAGAGACCTGAACACAAAGAgaatgctcagtaaacatt
This region includes:
- the LOC101137229 gene encoding small ribosomal subunit protein eS10 — encoded protein: MLMPKKNRIAIYELLFKKGVMVAKKDVHMPKHPELADKNVPNLHVVKAMQSLKSRGYVKEQFAWRHFYWYLTNEGIQYLRDYLHLPPEIVPATLRRRHPETGRPRPKGLEGEQPARLTR